A section of the Rhodothermus profundi genome encodes:
- a CDS encoding PorV/PorQ family protein — protein sequence MSTTRARMGSTGWIRERGGRLPVGVSSRVHRTVRRRDPLLLRANINAKLQRMFNLRRQAALWLLMGWCGLGLPATGQRVAKYGADFLAGGVGGRALGMGGAYVALATDVDATYWNPAGLSALAYPEVAYMHAERFAGIVSFDYAALAWPLSATSTLGMAVFRSGVNDIKNTLNAWDPVRNRPRPQAESFIETFSAADYAFYFSYARLLGEDLALGVSAKVVRRTIGDFAEAWGYSVDAGARYRLGRFWLGVTVQDLSTMLQSWSINPEAFALETINPETGQPYTFEEAFGQELPKGGTYLVLPVLRLGTAYEQPLGLHRLVVAADVDVAFDGQRAYAVNVGDVSLHPRLGAEFWYRDVVALRAGINRLAYSERFGLELTPTVGAGVRLRHLTIDYSFGDFAGLASELGFAHRLAVRFVLARERWHRPDV from the coding sequence TTGAGTACAACGCGGGCGCGCATGGGATCTACCGGATGGATCAGGGAACGGGGCGGGCGCCTGCCGGTTGGAGTCTCGTCCCGGGTACACCGGACCGTCCGGCGCCGCGATCCTTTGCTACTGCGAGCCAACATCAACGCGAAGCTGCAGCGCATGTTCAATCTCAGAAGACAGGCGGCTCTCTGGCTGCTGATGGGATGGTGCGGGCTGGGACTGCCGGCAACGGGGCAGCGGGTGGCCAAGTACGGCGCCGACTTTCTGGCCGGCGGGGTAGGGGGGCGGGCACTCGGGATGGGGGGGGCCTATGTTGCGCTGGCCACCGATGTGGACGCCACCTACTGGAATCCGGCCGGGCTGAGCGCGTTAGCCTATCCCGAAGTGGCCTACATGCATGCCGAGCGCTTTGCCGGGATCGTGTCGTTCGATTACGCAGCCCTGGCCTGGCCCCTCAGCGCCACATCGACGCTGGGCATGGCCGTTTTCCGCAGCGGCGTCAATGACATCAAAAACACGCTGAACGCCTGGGACCCGGTGCGCAACCGGCCCAGGCCGCAGGCCGAGTCGTTCATCGAAACGTTCTCGGCAGCCGACTATGCCTTTTACTTCAGCTATGCCCGGCTGCTGGGCGAAGATCTGGCGCTGGGCGTGTCGGCCAAAGTGGTGCGCCGGACGATCGGCGACTTTGCCGAAGCCTGGGGCTACAGCGTGGACGCGGGCGCGCGCTATCGGCTGGGCCGCTTCTGGCTGGGCGTGACGGTGCAGGACCTCTCGACGATGCTGCAGAGCTGGAGCATCAATCCCGAAGCGTTTGCGCTGGAGACGATCAATCCGGAGACAGGCCAGCCCTATACGTTTGAGGAAGCTTTCGGGCAGGAGCTGCCGAAAGGGGGCACCTATCTGGTGCTGCCTGTGCTCCGACTGGGCACGGCTTACGAGCAGCCACTGGGGCTGCACCGGCTGGTGGTGGCCGCCGATGTGGACGTGGCGTTCGACGGGCAACGAGCCTATGCCGTGAATGTGGGCGACGTGTCGCTGCATCCCCGGCTGGGCGCCGAGTTCTGGTACCGGGACGTCGTGGCGTTGCGGGCAGGCATCAACCGCCTGGCGTACTCCGAACGCTTTGGACTGGAACTGACGCCCACCGTAGGCGCTGGCGTGCGACTCCGGCACCTGACCATTGACTACAGCTTTGGCGACTTTGCCGGACTGGCTTCCGAACTGGGCTTTGCGCATCGGCTGGCCGTCCGCTTTGTGCTGGCTCGCGAACGCTGGCACCGCCCGGATGTTTAG
- a CDS encoding class I SAM-dependent rRNA methyltransferase, whose amino-acid sequence MRARVVLKPGKDKLLRRGYPWVFANQLHRIEGEPRSGDVVEITAADGTTYGLGFYHEHSQIAVRFLTPDPNAQIDAGFFRRRLERALALRQAAFGDSTHYRLVFSESDGLPGTIIDRYGDVLTWTCLCYGMEQRRELLLDLLEELLRPRAIIERNDHALREKDGLPQRRGVLRGQYGGPVEIVEEGVRFRVDVLEGLKTGFFLDQRLHRPVVARLARGRRVLDVFSADGGFGLMAAAHGAAHVHLLDISETAMERARTNARLNGLDTNRLTFDVANALDRLGELVAQGATYELIVLDPPAFARSKRHLDDARRAYQRINISALRLLPPGGLLATASCSQAVDEATFLKIIHYSARRAGCALRLLYRGTQPPDHPVLEAMPETAYLKFFLFQKLTDETPPVRQ is encoded by the coding sequence ATGCGCGCCCGCGTTGTACTCAAACCCGGCAAAGATAAGCTGCTGCGCCGCGGCTATCCGTGGGTGTTTGCCAACCAGCTTCACCGCATCGAGGGGGAGCCTCGCAGCGGCGACGTGGTCGAGATCACGGCAGCCGATGGCACGACGTACGGCCTGGGCTTCTATCATGAACACTCGCAGATCGCCGTGCGCTTTCTGACGCCGGACCCCAACGCGCAGATCGACGCCGGTTTCTTTCGGCGGCGGCTGGAGCGGGCCCTTGCGCTGCGGCAGGCGGCCTTTGGCGACAGCACACACTACCGGCTCGTCTTCAGCGAAAGTGACGGCCTGCCCGGTACCATCATCGACCGCTACGGGGACGTGCTCACCTGGACCTGCCTCTGCTACGGCATGGAGCAACGCCGGGAGTTGTTGCTTGACCTGCTGGAGGAACTGCTGCGTCCGCGGGCGATCATTGAACGCAACGACCATGCGCTGCGCGAAAAAGATGGCCTGCCGCAGCGGCGCGGCGTGCTGCGCGGTCAGTATGGGGGTCCCGTGGAAATTGTCGAAGAGGGCGTGCGCTTTCGGGTGGATGTGCTGGAAGGCCTGAAGACGGGCTTTTTTCTGGACCAGCGGCTGCATCGCCCGGTAGTAGCCCGACTGGCCCGAGGACGCCGCGTGCTGGATGTGTTTTCGGCCGACGGCGGATTCGGGCTGATGGCTGCAGCGCACGGGGCAGCGCATGTGCACCTGCTCGACATTTCCGAAACGGCCATGGAGCGGGCCCGCACCAATGCCCGCCTGAACGGTCTCGACACGAACCGTCTGACCTTTGATGTGGCCAATGCCCTGGACCGGCTGGGCGAGCTGGTCGCCCAAGGCGCTACCTATGAGCTGATCGTGCTCGATCCTCCCGCCTTTGCCCGAAGCAAACGCCATCTGGACGACGCCCGTCGGGCCTACCAACGCATCAACATCAGCGCCCTACGCCTGCTTCCGCCTGGTGGCCTCCTGGCCACGGCCTCCTGCTCGCAGGCCGTCGACGAAGCCACTTTTCTGAAAATCATCCACTACAGCGCCCGACGCGCCGGTTGCGCGCTGCGGCTGCTCTACCGCGGAACCCAGCCCCCCGACCATCCCGTGCTTGAAGCCATGCCGGAAACGGCCTACCTCAAGTTCTTTCTCTTTCAGAAACTCACCGACGAAACCCCGCCGGTGCGGCAGTAA
- a CDS encoding HAF repeat-containing protein, with product MLDNAASYASVISADGQVVAGWAQDASSRRRAFRWTAESGLQDLGTLGGDQSEALAISADGRVVVGWAQASDGNRRAFRWTAETGLQDLGSLGGNWSYATAVSADGQVVVGWAQDTSGNRRAFRWTAASGLQDLGTLGGRWSVATAVSADGNVVVGWIQDTSGNRRAFRWTAETGLQDLGSLGGNWSYATAVSADGRVVVGYVRDFNGNWHAFRWTSETGMQDLGAPGKLASSAAVVSADGSIIIGWIEDANRNRSAFQWTLQTGFQDLNTRYARLLADGSRLFEAVALSLDGRYITGYGYNAQTQCIEAFLLDTQPQLTNTHPLSTSPAFVKLQVGYPNPFHAQFTIPFMLFEAAYVTLHIYDVLGRRLATLLDGPQPPGWHQVHWDGTDLAGQPLRNGLYLYQLEARSLTNGRLRFKQTRSVLLLR from the coding sequence ATGCTCGACAACGCCGCAAGCTACGCTTCTGTTATCTCTGCTGACGGTCAGGTTGTTGCCGGTTGGGCCCAGGACGCCAGCAGTCGTCGCCGTGCTTTTCGCTGGACAGCTGAGTCCGGTCTCCAGGACCTCGGAACCCTCGGTGGCGACCAGAGCGAAGCGCTTGCTATTTCAGCCGATGGTCGCGTTGTGGTGGGATGGGCTCAGGCCTCCGACGGCAACCGTCGTGCTTTTCGCTGGACGGCCGAGACCGGCCTCCAGGACCTCGGTTCGCTCGGCGGAAACTGGAGCTACGCTACCGCCGTCTCGGCCGATGGTCAGGTCGTTGTCGGATGGGCCCAGGACACCAGCGGCAACCGTCGTGCTTTTCGATGGACGGCTGCGTCCGGCCTCCAGGACCTCGGAACCCTCGGCGGCCGATGGAGCGTGGCCACCGCCGTCTCGGCCGACGGCAACGTCGTTGTCGGATGGATCCAGGACACCAGCGGCAACCGTCGTGCTTTTCGATGGACGGCCGAGACCGGTCTCCAGGACCTCGGTTCGCTCGGCGGAAACTGGAGCTACGCTACCGCCGTCTCGGCCGATGGCCGCGTCGTCGTCGGATATGTCAGAGACTTTAACGGTAACTGGCATGCTTTCCGGTGGACCTCCGAGACTGGCATGCAAGATCTTGGAGCACCGGGAAAATTAGCAAGCTCTGCCGCTGTCGTTTCGGCCGATGGGAGCATTATTATCGGGTGGATTGAAGACGCTAACCGCAACAGAAGTGCTTTTCAATGGACACTTCAAACGGGCTTCCAGGATCTGAACACGCGCTACGCCAGACTCCTTGCGGACGGTTCCCGACTCTTTGAAGCCGTAGCCCTCTCGCTCGATGGACGCTACATCACAGGCTACGGCTACAACGCCCAGACGCAGTGCATCGAAGCCTTTCTGCTTGACACCCAACCCCAACTCACCAACACCCACCCGCTATCTACATCGCCTGCTTTTGTCAAGCTACAAGTAGGCTACCCCAATCCCTTCCACGCACAGTTTACTATCCCCTTTATGCTTTTCGAAGCGGCCTATGTTACCCTGCACATCTACGATGTCCTGGGGCGACGCCTGGCCACGCTGCTCGACGGACCACAGCCGCCGGGCTGGCACCAGGTGCACTGGGATGGCACTGATCTAGCCGGCCAACCGCTCCGTAACGGCCTGTACCTCTACCAGTTAGAAGCCCGATCCCTGACCAACGGCAGGCTCCGCTTCAAGCAAACACGCTCAGTCCTTCTCCTGCGATAG